Proteins found in one Irregularibacter muris genomic segment:
- a CDS encoding cyanophycinase has product MTEERKSTLVIIGGGEDKQADKKILKEIVLLSGEDRARIGVIATASKYNDELGQEYEDLFYDLGVKEVNTIPVMDRKQSNNRHRLDKILDYDCLFFTGGDQLRISSIIGGTYFHRILHKFWEEKKVIAGTSAGASMMSEVMIVEGDDEEAPRKCTIGLAPGMGLIENVIIDQHFNQRGRIGRLLTGVAQNPHILGIGIDEDTAIVVEDNLSFYVVGKGVATIIDGRNIEYTNITEQHPDESLALTNVTLHILPENFGYDLIDKRAIIKKK; this is encoded by the coding sequence ATGACTGAAGAGAGAAAATCTACCCTTGTAATTATTGGAGGCGGGGAAGATAAACAAGCGGATAAGAAAATCTTGAAGGAGATTGTCCTTTTATCAGGAGAGGATAGAGCAAGGATAGGAGTGATTGCCACTGCTTCTAAATATAATGATGAATTAGGCCAAGAATACGAAGATTTATTTTATGACCTAGGAGTCAAAGAAGTAAATACAATCCCCGTAATGGATAGAAAGCAGTCCAATAATCGACATAGATTAGACAAAATTTTAGATTATGATTGTCTCTTTTTTACTGGAGGAGATCAATTAAGAATTTCCAGTATTATTGGTGGCACCTATTTTCATCGAATACTCCATAAATTTTGGGAGGAAAAAAAGGTTATTGCTGGTACCAGTGCGGGAGCTTCCATGATGAGTGAAGTAATGATTGTAGAAGGAGACGATGAAGAAGCCCCTCGTAAATGTACCATTGGACTGGCCCCTGGTATGGGACTTATCGAAAATGTCATTATAGACCAACATTTTAACCAACGAGGGAGAATAGGAAGACTTCTTACAGGAGTCGCCCAAAACCCTCATATTCTAGGAATTGGCATTGATGAAGATACCGCTATTGTCGTGGAGGATAATCTCTCCTTTTATGTTGTAGGCAAAGGGGTAGCTACCATCATCGATGGTAGAAATATAGAGTACACCAATATCACCGAACAACACCCCGATGAATCTCTGGCTCTGACTAATGTTACCCTTCACATACTTCCTGAAAATTTTGGGTATGATTTAATAGACAAGAGGGCAATAATCAAGAAAAAATAA
- a CDS encoding type II toxin-antitoxin system Phd/YefM family antitoxin produces MPNIKPVSDLRNYNSVIKDCKAGDPVFLTKNGRGKYVLIDIEEYQREQDLIKRLSKLEGAEEILKSEE; encoded by the coding sequence ATGCCGAATATTAAGCCGGTATCCGATTTGAGAAACTATAATAGTGTGATAAAAGATTGTAAGGCTGGTGACCCCGTTTTTCTTACCAAAAATGGAAGAGGCAAATATGTGTTAATAGACATAGAGGAATACCAAAGGGAACAAGATTTGATAAAACGTTTATCCAAGTTAGAGGGAGCAGAGGAGATATTGAAAAGTGAGGAGTAA